One segment of Deltaproteobacteria bacterium DNA contains the following:
- a CDS encoding 4-deoxy-4-formamido-L-arabinose-phosphoundecaprenol deformylase has product MTARLALKVDVDTHAGLQRGVPALQQLFARLQLPASFFVACGPDHSGRAIRRIMRPGFLAKMRRTNAVGMYGWRTVLYGTLLPGPQIARAFPQQLRELEAAGHEVGVHGYDHVYWQDRLPRLSLAQVRAEFRRGCEVYADILGHRPRSFAAPGWQCTANSLACEDEAGLLYHSDTRGLMPYRARLGSRVFATPEIPSTWPTLDETYGEVSTEPAALIRHYRSCLRDGLNVHTIHAEVEGMAHLGLFAELLAALRAEVMFVRLDAEAARLDRAALPVHDLQPRPIAGRHGTVATQV; this is encoded by the coding sequence GTGACAGCTCGGCTGGCTCTCAAGGTTGACGTCGACACTCACGCCGGCTTGCAACGCGGCGTGCCCGCGCTGCAGCAGCTGTTCGCCCGGCTGCAGCTGCCGGCGAGCTTCTTCGTTGCCTGCGGGCCGGACCACTCGGGGCGGGCGATTCGGCGCATTATGCGGCCGGGTTTTCTCGCCAAGATGCGGCGCACCAACGCGGTCGGCATGTATGGCTGGCGCACCGTGCTGTACGGGACGCTGCTGCCGGGGCCGCAGATCGCGCGCGCGTTTCCGCAGCAGCTGCGAGAACTGGAGGCGGCCGGGCATGAGGTCGGCGTACACGGTTACGATCACGTCTACTGGCAGGATCGACTACCGCGGTTGTCGCTGGCGCAGGTGCGCGCCGAATTCCGCCGCGGGTGCGAAGTCTACGCCGACATCCTCGGCCATCGGCCACGCTCGTTTGCGGCCCCGGGCTGGCAGTGCACGGCGAATAGCCTCGCATGCGAGGATGAAGCCGGCTTGCTCTACCACAGCGACACTCGCGGGCTGATGCCTTACCGCGCACGGCTGGGCAGCCGGGTGTTCGCCACGCCCGAGATCCCCAGCACCTGGCCGACCTTGGATGAAACCTACGGTGAGGTCAGCACCGAGCCCGCCGCCCTCATCCGCCATTACCGCAGCTGCCTGCGCGACGGCCTGAACGTGCACACGATTCACGCCGAGGTCGAGGGCATGGCACACCTCGGCCTGTTCGCCGAGTTGCTGGCGGCTTTAAGAGCGGAGGTGATGTTCGTTCGCTTGGATGCCGAGGCCGCGCGACTCGACCGGGCGGCATTGCCGGTACATGACTTACAGCCTCGGCCGATCGCCGGCCGGCACGGAACGGTAGCGACCCAAGTATGA
- a CDS encoding NAD-dependent epimerase/dehydratase family protein yields MKVLITGGGGFVGSHLSEALLARGDEVSILDTGSVNKVRHLMTKRGFHYIRDSVFNSEILEGLIARADLVYHLAAVVGVEYYVGDPYEVLNVNVNGTQNVLKLAFKHGKKVVFGSTSEVYGRNPKVPWREDDDRVLGSTRIDRWCYSTSKAVGEHFCFAYHKMGLPVTITRYFNVYGPRLDKLDVGRIITIFMGQVLRHQPLTVIGDGQQTRCFTYVDDAVRATVAAGVAPDTDGDVFNIGTAVETSILELAETMIRIAGSRSTIKFVTQEAVYGSSYEDIPRRVPDNSKMEQVLGVKADTKLADGLRRTIEWFRSMPS; encoded by the coding sequence ATGAAAGTTCTCATTACCGGCGGCGGCGGTTTCGTCGGCTCCCACCTCTCCGAGGCCTTGCTGGCGCGCGGCGACGAGGTCAGCATCCTCGACACCGGCAGCGTCAACAAGGTCCGCCACCTCATGACCAAGCGCGGCTTTCACTACATCCGCGACAGCGTCTTCAACAGCGAGATTCTCGAAGGGCTGATCGCCCGCGCCGACTTGGTCTATCACCTCGCTGCGGTGGTCGGCGTCGAGTACTACGTCGGCGACCCTTACGAGGTGCTCAACGTCAACGTCAACGGCACCCAGAACGTGCTCAAGCTCGCTTTCAAGCACGGCAAGAAGGTGGTGTTCGGTTCCACCTCCGAAGTCTACGGCCGTAACCCCAAGGTGCCCTGGCGCGAGGATGATGACCGCGTGCTCGGCTCCACCCGCATCGATCGCTGGTGCTACTCGACCTCGAAGGCGGTCGGCGAGCACTTCTGCTTCGCCTACCACAAGATGGGCCTGCCGGTGACGATCACGCGCTACTTCAACGTCTATGGCCCGCGGCTCGACAAGCTCGACGTCGGCCGCATCATCACCATCTTCATGGGCCAGGTGCTGCGCCACCAGCCGCTGACGGTGATCGGCGACGGCCAACAGACGCGCTGCTTCACCTACGTTGACGACGCCGTGCGCGCCACGGTGGCGGCGGGCGTGGCGCCCGACACCGACGGCGACGTCTTCAACATCGGCACCGCGGTGGAAACCTCGATCCTGGAGTTGGCCGAAACCATGATCCGCATCGCCGGCTCGCGCTCCACCATCAAGTTCGTCACCCAAGAGGCGGTCTACGGCTCCAGCTACGAAGACATTCCCCGCCGGGTGCCGGATAATTCCAAGATGGAACAGGTACTGGGGGTGAAGGCGGACACTAAGCTCGCCGACGGGCTGCGGCGCACCATCGAGTGGTTCCGCAGCATGCCGTCCTGA